The DNA segment TGTCGATTGTTTCTTGCTATGAGATCGTTGAAAGGCGTTTTTAGCTTTGGTTGTGCTAGTAACAGTTTAAACAAACCCTCCAGTAACTGACAagagacggatgacgtgagctccactgctttactcctattggtagtcgctaGCGAAAGTCGAAAAGTTTAACAGTTCTCAACTTTTTGTTGCTTGACTCCCATCACTGGACACGgccacttcctgtcgccaatGGTCACTTGTGTCGCCAGAAGTCCATTGACATGAATGAGATCGCATCGCTCTGCCGCTGCTATAAtcgctggcggtctgaacgggGCGTGAAACCAATATTAGAAAATGAGCCTTGGCTAAATTTCCAAGGGCATATGACAAAATTGATATGAGTGGGCCACCTCTTAATGGCAAGTAAATagagtttagtttagtttagtttagtttcccTTATAACCAAAACCATGACAGTGTTCTCAGTAACCAATGATTTTGCATTGAAACTTTCCTTTGACTCTTAAAgtaaataatgttttcaaaaatacatcTAGATTTTTTCAATATACAGCAGCGAAAAATAtaggagaccatttcaaaatttttgtttttctgaaaatactatttataggtactgtatgtgtttaggtaaaattataatttttgtttcattctgtgaactactgccaatatttctcccaaatttcaattcaatgtttctatttgcatttatttgcagaaaataaaaactggagaaacaggtgaaaataacagatggcaaaagatgctttgtattttttcagacctcaaatactgcaaagaaaacaagttcatattcacttttaagcaatacaacagtcatactTCTACAGTACATGTTTACAGGAAAATTATaggaatatttttttgtgtgataaCCCCAATTTtgatcagttttcatgtgtcttgtcatgctgtcagtctttcacattgctgttggatgactttatgtcactcctgaggtttgagtttgttgaaattcaacagacactggactgaaatgaccatgcacaatacatctagaaatgatgattaaatgaaaatttggaatagtCTCTTAACTTCTTCCATGGCTATATATGTCTGTTTAGTAACATGTTGTTTATGTGATGTAGTGTGAAGAACAGAATATCAATATCAGTATGAGAGGCACAGCATCACACTCTCCGAAATGACTTTGTTATTTTGATGAAATAACAAAGACGGCAACCCGTTCCAATCAGAACATCAAAAATCACCCAGATCAAacgaaaaaaatacatatacagaTACAGACATTCCCTGCGAGCCGCATAGTACCAATAAATCAAATTCTCGTTGGCTTTGGCTTCTCGTAAAAAAAGGAGGCGTGTCAGACAAATTATACGGTGAGAGATGAATATCTCAAACACTCCCGAATGAAACGCGAAACAAAATGGAAGACGATATGAGAAGCGATCAATCTTGTCATGCGCTGGCTATTTGTTTgcagaaaatgtttgtttttttaagggaGGGGAGGACACTTTTAATCTTCAAAAAATTCACGGATGGGTGACAAACAAATAGAACATTACTGATGAGATTAAAAACCCCGCTCAGTACGGGGCAAACTTCTGGCGCTCTGATTTTTTGATGCTGGACGTGGTGGGGATCTTTGCGGTGTAGGGTGTGAGGCCGGGCGGGAGGCCTGAGGAGACGGCCGCGTGCATTGCCAGCAGAGGGAAGGTTTTCATGCCAAGCAGACTGGAGAGGGGCAGGGCATAGTGGGCACTGGGCATGGAGGGAGGGGTGTGGATGTTAATAGCGGAAGGGGGGGCAGCCAGGACAGGCATGGAGGAGGAGGACGCTGAAGCAGAGGGGTTGGACGGAGTGAAACCGAGGCTGAGGTCGATAGGTGTGCCGGAGGAGGACGCAGCTGCATGGATGCTCAGTTTAGCCATCTCTAAACTGCAAACACACGGTCACATACACACCAACATAAGGAGTGACGTAATGGGACATGGTTAATAGGGAGGACACAGGAGGAGAGATTGACATGGGTGGGGGTGAGAAAAATAGAGAAAAGAAAAATCAGTATAGGGAATGTTATGTGTTACAAGGCGGAATAATAATAAGGATATAACATGCCTGGATGAGaattaataaaatgtcaaatgggTGAGATGAAACAGATTACATGTTCTGTTTGACTGCTTTCTAATGCCTCCATAATGCAAATGAATTAttaatcaaaatatatatatcaatTCTTTAATAGTCCATGTGACCAATGCACTTTATACTCCGTTTAAAGAGATAATGTacccaaacataaaaattatttcataatttattcaccctcgtgtcatttcaaccctgtatgactttcttctgcagaacacaaaagaagatattttgaagaatgttggtaaccaaacaacatgggcccccattgacttccattgtatggactcaaaaatcttcttttgtattccacagtAAATCAGACAGAgaacaatgttttaatattgagaaatgttttacctGGCACTGATGAGGTACTGGGCCACGCTGATGCTGACTGGCGAGCCTGTGATGGTGACGTGGCGTACAGCCGAACCGTCTGTGGCCCCAGCAATCTTAATCTGGGCACCAGACATCTGGCGAATCTCATTGATCTTACTTCCCTGTCTGCCAATGATGCATCCTATGAGCTGTGAAACGCACAGACAGACGGGTAAGATGCAAACAACATCTGGACATTAAATATCCAAGGCTAAGAACGAAAGTCTAGGGCATGAAGTTACTGTATGTCATGCCTTGAACTTTACAAATGAGATGGgtgatggaaaaaaaacacataccCCATATGTATGTGGACacatatgaaaatgtattcatgtaATTGCAGTGggtaacaaaatattaaaccaaatggcatttatttgaatACAAGTGCACTTTTcatggaaaaaatattgtattatgaCATAGTAGATatcaataaaaagtaaaaaaaaacggtTTAAAAAGAAGAACAAAAAGTATTCAGActcttggtaacactttacattagtttatgcattagctaacatgaaattacaaaaaacaaacacgtcTGCATCATtaattaatcttagttcataatttactaatacatatcaaaatcaaaattatatctgttaacattaattAATGCAGAGAGAACTaacataaataatttatattttgacattaactaacattaataaagatttataaatgcTAACAAATTAGCATGCTAACTaattgttctttgtttgttcatgttagctcaagcatttactaatgttaaaaaaccttattgtaaagtgtttctACACTCTTTCCGGTTGTCAAACTTTGCTTGTACACCTGTGTGAAATTGACTAAATGTAGATGATAGTGGGTTGAGTAAAAAGTAATTCAAGAAAAGGTTCCTCACTAAGAAAAGTGAATTATGTTTAAAGTTTAgcatcatttctttgtaaatgtcacttgctttgatattttgttatctaATACAATGACATTCACATTTCTAAGCATGACGTGGGTGTCCAAATATTTTTGAGGCCACTGAACATCATAAGCAATAAAAAAGCTTAAAGCGGCAAATTGTACCGTATATATTACTTACATCATTAGGTATGCTCAACTCATGAGAACTGGTCGCAATTGAAGCATCCAGACCTACAAAGGAGCATGGGAAGTTAAGGTAAAGATTTTCTCAACATGCAAACACTGCTCAGATAAATTCTGAATCTGACATTAAAATTAGAGAAAGTATAAAAGCATTAAGGCTGCTACAGTGGCTGAGTCATGAATGAATTTCTGATTAATTTATGTCTGCCTGAGATTGAAAAACACCCATAAAAGCATTTCCAAATAGCGCACATTATCGGAAACATCTACGAGAGGCTGTCTCTTCAACTTCTTATTTCCATGGTAATAATTATGGGCTTACACTGACGGTGTGTGGACTCTTATGTGTGTCATGATGAATGTGGGCTGCTGTTAGAGTGGGCTTGAGGTTTGCTTAGGAAAATGTTGTCGGTTTGAACAGGTCGGGGTATTGTGGAGGTACGGACTGACATAAAGGGAGaagaaatgttaaacaaatgaaaGCAGGACGAGGCAGTAGACCTGCCACAGTTGACATGTGAGGTGAGGGATGACACATATGCatcacatcatgatgctgttgttATGGGGACATGACATTagagatttttatcacagttcaCTGGTAGCTGGTTCTGAGCCTAAACTAACTTGACCGAAGGGGGTGTGAAAGATCTGGAGGAAGCTATCCATTAGTATTTCTAAAATCAAAATGCCAGCCGAGCAACTTTGTGATTTAATACCACGTGATTAAAATACACTAAAGGTGAAAAACAGCATGTCGATGCTGATTGGCTGTTTGGCACAAGAATGCAAGCGATCCCTTCACTTTCCTGACCTGTCAAGTAAAAAACGGCAGACACGGACAAATATGGGTTTGTTTACATGACAAGAATGCAATAAAAATgggaaaatgctttttttatacgttttttaaagcatttcgTGTAcatggcaaaaaatatattttcatagtATTTGATaagaaaacaagacttaatatctttttaaatatatttttacaccgtgtctacaccagacgcagGGCAACACGACAACACGTCTTGTTTTTCAGTACAGATGTCTAACATTGTGTCTCTACACTGAACACGACcggcatccagtgtggacaaaatgtaaaattataatgggttctaatgtgttctattgtcttttgtcgtgttgcgtcgcgtctggtgtagacacggtgtaaaaatatatttaaaaagatattaagtcttgttttcttATCAAATTTGTACAAGACGGAACAACAAgacagaaatatatatttttgcagtGTACAGGCAATGTTGTGTATCATGCATGCCAGTCAGACCAGAaatttgtaaagaaacacaTATGCATGCGCATGACATCACCAATTTAAAACTCCATTTCTTGCTTTcctctaaaaaaaaatcattcactTGCACAGCATCTACTGAAACAGTAATTTACTTGTCTCTTGCAGAAATGATCATTTTCTCAGAATATGCCATCAATGAGAGAAAAGTATTTTTGCAGCCAGATGGTCAGTTACAACATCTACCAGCAGGTGTTAACTGGGTCATGCTAACCAGCCGAATGCTGACCCCATGACTGCCCTCATCAGGACCGGTTAGTGCATGTATGACGGCACGGCCGCTTCAGCATAACGTTGGCTTTCTGACACATACAATATGATGATTTTTGTGCCTTACCACAATATGGCCTCCCCCTCACTGGAAAAGTAGAACATGTAGTGGTGAAGGCATGAGGCAGACGAGTGGAGAGGGATAGAGACAGATcgaaaaagagaaagacagacagagagagacagacagaaaacgGGAGAGACAGACTTCCCTGGGGAGCTCTGGGTACGTACCAGGGAAGGTGGGGTTGCTCTGCCCAAGGGAGGTAAAGGGGATATGCTGCATAGCCAACTGGTGAAGCTTGGTCAACTGCGGGGGCAGGAAGAGCTAGCCAATCAAAATGGAATTATTTCAGAGGAAACTCACATCTACAGACAGAACAGCACCCATATGAAATCTCAAAATTAGATCAGTTATCGGCTCTCATCTAGACTTGCCGTCCATTTCTCCCAAATAAgcagatatgaaaggtagatgtTGTCACAGTCGGGAGAAAACTTTCgggtattttttttttgttcatgtttgtttgtgggttttgaaaatattgaaaacaatgaaaagtgttaaaaagagtttgtcaactttgacaacacagtgtttaaataggctatttaaaaacaatatagtgtttttctttcatttcatgAAAAGTAGTGTTttagagatacaaggtttcctCCCGACAGCGACGAAATGCATTTACTGAAGAAAACACCAGTGCTTGTAATGCAGTAGTAGAATATTGATGTTGATAGTTTCAAGCAGCACAGAtttaagatgtgtgtgtgaatgaaatGCTCCATGCGAGCTCAGAACCAAAACGTACCATGACATTGCATTTGCAGTGTAAATGTGGAGACAGATACTAAAGAAAATACCAATTGagtatgcaaataaatgtaagaaaTTCAGTATGCAAATATCATGCCGctttgaatgacattttaatattccgtatgatttataaaaaattataaagtctGCAGGAATTAGAAATGGATAGCGCGCCACGCCTGAAATTATTTACAAAGTAAAAGAATGGAGTCTGCATGGAAAGCAGGTCGGCCTGAATTAATCGCAGATGTTTAACAAACCCTAACCAGAATGTCTGAGGAATATCAATACAGTGCTGCCCTGCAAGCACTCTCATTATAGCACTCACATGTGGGTGACTCCGAAAACACATCTTATTGACTTATATCTCATTCAGATATATGAAACAACAAAGGAGCTACTGATGTTAGTGACGccataaatatgaaaaaaaagaataaaggaCATCTTCGCTCATCCTCATTTGAAAGAAGCTGCTAAGTTAGTGGACATCTCAGTGTGATCAGGACAGGAATATTGGCTCAGAGGTGTGTGAGGAACGCTGTGGGAGAGTTGTGTAAGGGATAGGATGTGGTCGGGTCTGCTGTGGTGTTATGTGTGCTGTGAATGATGTGTTGATCAGGCACTGGAACTGAGACTCACGTCTTGGGGCGGAATGGCAAACTGTCCAGGAATAGCAAAGGCCTGTGGGAGAAGAAAATTGTGTTGAGGTTAGCTGGAATTGTGAAAGTAACAACAGCTACCAGCTCATTTGGGCTACACAAGATGGCTTTGTCATGAACATTAAAATGTCAAGTGTAATGTTTTCTTAATGTAACCACAAGGGGGCATTACATGAACATTTCATGCTAACACCCCATAATGAACAgctttttaaagaaatagttggCTAAAAGTGATTAAACCCAGAAATGATTCATACGACCTGCATTGTATTGCAAGTATAATCCaatgattttatttgaaattcaaTAATGATATTAATATTTCAGTCTCTtcaaagggacacttcacccaaaaatgaaagttatgtcatcatttactcaccttcgagttgttccgaaactgtataaatttctttgtcctgatgaacacagagaaagatatttggaagaatgcttataaccaaacagattttgccccccattgactcccatagtaggaaaaatacattggtagtcaaaagtgccccagaactgtttgctgtcctacattcttcaaaatgtcgtcttttgtgttcaacagaaataaaaaatcgtAAAGTatttttgtcctactatggtagtcaatggggggcaaaatctgtctggttataagcattcttccaaatatctttctctgtgttcatcagaacaaagacatttatacagatgtggaacaactcaaaggtgagtaaatgatgacagaattttaatattAGGGTGAAGTGTCACTTtaaatgggcaattccatgcaaatgtcaaactACCATACGGATAGGTCAGAACCGTCAGATGTTAATATTCGGTGGTTTtaatacccatgtgaagttCTCTGTACGTTTTTAaggcattttttgtttgttttaaa comes from the Triplophysa rosa linkage group LG9, Trosa_1v2, whole genome shotgun sequence genome and includes:
- the zgc:110045 gene encoding poly(rC)-binding protein 3 — translated: MSEKEGGVSEGGLNVTLTIRLLMHGKEVGSIIGKKGETVKKMRDESGARINISDGSSPERIVTITGPAEVIFKAFAMIAEKFEEDILASMINSTVTSRPPVTLRLVFPASQCGSLIGKGGSKIKEIRESTGAQVQVAGDSLPDSTERAVTISGTPHAITQCVKHICTVMLESPPKGATIPYRPKPTAGGNHTVLTQPHAAPAFAIPGQFAIPPQDLFLPPQLTKLHQLAMQHIPFTSLGQSNPTFPGLDASIATSSHELSIPNDLIGCIIGRQGSKINEIRQMSGAQIKIAGATDGSAVRHVTITGSPVSISVAQYLISASLEMAKLSIHAAASSSGTPIDLSLGFTPSNPSASASSSSMPVLAAPPSAINIHTPPSMPSAHYALPLSSLLGMKTFPLLAMHAAVSSGLPPGLTPYTAKIPTTSSIKKSERQKFAPY